One part of the Cyprinus carpio isolate SPL01 chromosome B12, ASM1834038v1, whole genome shotgun sequence genome encodes these proteins:
- the LOC109096259 gene encoding junctional protein associated with coronary artery disease-like has protein sequence MYSVEDLLISHGYKVPQRNSNNVPVSHSSSSHPATYEKCLPMRSDSRCEIAEKRKGQSGVNGYEGDPVYSGGGIRQAPARGFPSDAENRVRKQRTQDVDNGNLGDGRLPEDSLTTDSGFFETHRGIHSQPRSEQDVSYWRRRGQDFSVLLDYADFRDPRGSGGRVPNKPEGMQRRPESALSTEEHNRERQRRAESARAREREMALHQWRIAAERKYQSLGTEEWRPMTSMSRQPSENEVAQEQRRPRTAEGAVPPRTKNKSQSLPRMALQSESLQYFSIPTAGKDSYGGYKLNGHHARDPHVQFLNDGENRQRWTDRSGAQSAPLSKPRFSRPLRPPSYEVHQQMRGSAEMLTGEPAPRARDRTPLPFSRQEYFVQELAGSGVEPPGYIPPPSYRRQPAVNRGHRTYPISMGNHQYRGDPYMQDSAMTEVQEWFIRQTGMAWPDRYRDGRRSMPCRRQAYPGYSEERMGNVQYIPFDDPRVRHISGARIDGNSLTDADKIRNIRNEIPVNLLSEKSNDSAFPLTEKSFDRTEPGKSNISDSVNEDIHKEVLKETESSNTIPDQNCNRHPATHGNIVALQMTMQQNSNQGLIETVTQVKKFEAKTVSENKKNSKKKLKETMFCLVSVPISMQANKSVSDSNNNEKVTNSIENTVVQHDNHNLLKTSSKDKQIQSSSSPSIKSSPLRKEIVDTRSLNPSQDNEWFYAGSWPGDQYRNQETQTGSPEVSRNTHPPTNDHSSVYTITGNEGETNCSANYGYPMIGQRDLNPSSNSAFSRTRIGSSSSIRSPTLPQSSSVPPSPDRQPLLRKANQTADGQEVFGQFLLKPVNRRKWDAIGELESFNKEIQDHSGKYPNVDQNIEELDEALNSILELSDSNKEVNNTRQETDPQETDQQSHIVQVTEMQMKSNYLNVMSDSGNRGHPEYKCLNSSLSKAKVNLDSQMQELPVTKTDNYVNFEILQRGDTDPIVHRQDIPVPKECLLKDVGLTVYTAIPDTVTSGSPTCLSPESPMLTSPSDNSDTCETLQITSSDSSGDLSRHSPEFAEGTQSLNNNNALNSKALNKKEAGKENTDVTRSGRSSRIHVIKSLHCRLKANYEDDVDDNCYSDYSSWSNEKTLADEHLETLLSQEKANSMQTEDLSNLYQVQCAKGIPENESIEQRAARILGIAVPVEALVDDQVDDKPVERNLKTTDAPELATQTKELSLNEEKQNVSRECEEVPDRSMESHEDMSEVGFEGDPESGEDLPSIEKHSQRASSVLELPEFPPGNLCLSLPLTEDEELTLSVGGGDRKETVNFEITEALQDLQAYCSSPLSPSSSNNQASLEYTIYAKEESSQSLVRTITRITLAKETDLEEKGGELKESAKEDETLVEENQYSENAVRDNKDMCSYMQEEDEQAQEEIPAEEVILARSRQPPKSMARPIPQPRSGMVAKREITLPQGFSMDNTMSAIEDDDKLFISDAYDPSRVERV, from the exons ATGTACAGCGTGGAAGACCTTCTCATCTCGCATGGATACAAAGTCCCTCAAAGGAATAGCAACAATGTCCCTGTCTCACATTCGTCTTCCTCCCACCCCGCAACCTATGAGAAATGTCTGCCGATGCGAAGCGACAGCCGGTGTGAAATCGCTGAGAAGCGTAAAGGACAGAGTGGCGTGAATGGCTACGAGGGCGACCCTGTTTACAGCGGCGGAGGCATCAGACAAGCTCCTGCCAGGGGATTCCCCAGTGATGCCGAGAACAGGGTCAGGAAGCAGAGGACACAAGACGTGGACAACGGTAACCTAGGAGATGGACGTTTGCCAGAAGATAGCCTGACCACGGACAGTGG GTTTTTTGAGACCCACAGAGGAATACATTCTCAGCCTAGATCTGAGCAGGATGTGTCCTACTGGCGAAGAAGAGGTCAGGACTTTAGTGTGCTTTTGGATTATGCAGACTTCAGGGACCCACGTGGAAGTGGAGGAAGGGTTCCCAACAAACCAGAAGGCATGCAACGGAGACCAGAATCTGCCTTAAGCACAGAGGAACATAACCGTGAAAGACAACGACGGGCAGAAAGTGCACGTGccagggagagagagatggctcTGCACCAGTGGAGAATTGCAGCTGAAAGGAAGTACCAAAGTTTGGGAACAGAGGAGTGGCGCCCAATGACCAGCATGAGCCGTCAGCCATCTGAAAACGAGGTGGCACAAGAGCAACGCAGGCCACGAACTGCAGAAGGAGCTGTTCCACCCAGAACCAAAAACAAGTCCCAGTCACTGCCCAGAATGGCTCTGCAATCTGAAAGCCTCCAGTACTTTAGCATACCAACTGCTGGAAAGGATTCATATGGAGGCTATAAGTTAAATGGCCACCATGCACGAGACCCTCATGTACAGTTTCTTAATGATGGGGAGAACAGGCAGCGGTGGACTGATCGATCAGGTGCGCAGTCTGCACCACTATCAAAACCCAGATTTAGCCGACCTCTCAGACCTCCATCTTATGAAGTGCACCAGCAGATGCGTGGGAGCGCAGAGATGCTCACAGGGGAGCCTGCTCCTCGTGCAAGAGACAGAACTCCACTCCCCTTCTCAAGGCAAGAATACTTTGTTCAAGAACTTGCTGGATCTGGTGTGGAGCCCCCCGGTTATATCCCTCCTCCATCGTACAGGAGGCAGCCTGCAGTTAATAGAGGTCACAGAACTTATCCTATCTCTATGGGTAACCACCAATACAGAGGTGACCCATATATGCAGGATTCTGCAATGACAGAAGTGCAGGAATGGTTTATCAGGCAGACTGGGATGGCTTGGCCAGACCGTTACAGAGATGGAAGAAGAAGTATGCCCTGCAGGAGACAGGCATACCCAGGTTACAGTGAAGAACGGATGGGTAATGTTCAGTATATTCCCTTTGACGACCCCCGTGTCAGACACATTTCAGGAGCAAGGATAGATGGAAACTCGTTGACGGATGCAGACAAAATCAGAAACATCAGAAATGAGATTCCAGTCAACCTCTTATCTGAGAAGTCTAACGACAGTGCCTTTCCTCTCACTGAGAAATCCTTTGACCGCACTGAACCAGGTAAAAGCAATATTAGTGACTCTGTTAATGAGGACATACACAAGGAAGTGCTGAAGGAGACAGAAAGTTCAAACACAATACCTGACCAAAACTGCAACAGACATCCAGCTACCCATGGAAATATAGTTGCTCTTCAGATGACAATGCAGCAGAACTCAAACCAGGGTTTGATTGAGACAGTGACGCAAGTAAAGAAATTTGAGGCAAAAACTGTGTCTGAGAACAAGAAAAACTCAAAGAAGAAGCTCAAAGAAACAATGTTTTGCCTGGTATCTGTCCCTATTAGTATGCAAGCCAACAAAAGTGTCTCTGAttcaaataacaatgaaaaagtGACTAATTCAATAGAAAACACAGTGGTGCAGCATGACAACCACaaccttttaaaaacatcaagCAAAGACAAACAAATACAGTCTAGCAGCTCCCCATCCATTAAAAGTTCCCCTTTGAGGAAAGAGATTGTAGATACTAGGTCACTTAATCCGAGCCAAGACAATGAATGGTTCTATGCAGGATCCTGGCCTGGAGATCAGTACAGAAACCAGGAAACTCAGACGGGTTCTCCAGAAGTTTCCAGAAATACCCATCCTCCGACAAATGACCATTCCTCCGTTTACACAATCACTGGTAATGAAGGTGAAACCAACTGTAGTGCCAACTATGGATATCCCATGATAGGTCAAAGGGATCTCAACCCTTCCAGCAACAGTGCATTCTCCAGAACTAGGATTGGAAGTAGTTCAAGTATAAGGAGCCCGACTCTACCCCAATCATCATCAGTTCCACCATCTCCAGACCGTCAACCTTTGCTGAGAAAGGCAAACCAAACAGCAGATGGTCAAGAAGTTTTTGGACAGTTCTTGCTAAAGCCAGTGAACAGACGCAAATGGGATGCTATTGGGGAGCTTGAGTCTTTTAATAAGGAGATACAGGATCATAGTGGGAAGTATCCAAATGTTGATCAGAATATAGAGGAGCTGGATGAGGCACTGAACAGTATTCTGGAGCTGAGTGACTCAAACAAAGAAGTCAATAATACAAGACAGGAAACCGACCCACAGGAAACTGACCAGCAGTCACATATAGTGCAGGTCACAGAGATGCAGATGAAAAGCAATTACTTAAATGTAATGTCTGATTCGGGGAACAGAGGACATCCAGAGTACAAATGTCTAAATAGTTCCTTGTCCAAGGCAAAGGTGAACTTAGACAGTCAGATGCAAGAGTTACCTGTCACCAAAACTGATAATTATGTCAACTTTGAGATTCTGCAGAGGGGGGACACTGATCCAATAGTACATCGGCAGGATATCCCAGTGCCAAAGGAGTGCTTGCTTAAGGATGTTGGTTTAACAGTATACACTGCCATTCCTGACACTGTGACTTCTGGATCCCCTACATGCTTGAGTCCTGAGTCACCCATGTTAACCAGCCCCTCAGACAACTCCGACACGTGTGAGACTTTGCAGATTACGTCATCAGACAGTAGCGGAGATTTGAGCAGGCACAGTCCTGAGTTTGCTGAAGGTACTCAAAGCTTGAACAATAATAATGCCCTCAACTCTAAAGCCCTTAACAAGAAAGAAGCTGGGAAAGAAAACACAGATGTTACTAGATCTGGGAGGTCCTCGCGTATCCATGTGATCAAGAGTCTTCATTGCAGGCTTAAGGCTAATTATGAGGATGATGTTGATGATAATTGTTATTCGGATTATTCAAGCTGGAGTAATGAAAAGACCTTGGCAGATGAACATCTTGAGACTCTTCTGAGTCAAGAGAAGGCCAATAGTATGCAGACCGAAGACCTTAGTAACCTGTACCAAGTCCAGTGTGCCAAAGGTATTCCTGAAAATGAATCTATTGAACAACGGGCCGCCAGAATACTTGGCATTGCAGTGCCAGTTGAAGCCTTGGTTGATGATCAGGTTGATGACAAACCGGTAGAAAGGAATTTGAAAACCACAGATGCTCCAGAATTGGCAACACAAACCAAAGAGTTGAGCTTAAATGAAGAGAAACAGAATGTCAGTAGAGAGTGTGAGGAAGTGCCAGATAGGTCTATGGAAAGTCATGAAGATATGTCAGAGGTAGGATTTGAAGGGGATCCAGAGTCTGGAGAAGATTTACCTAGCATTGAAAAGCATAGCCAGAGAGCCTCCTCTGTTTTGGAGCTGCCAGAGTTTCCTCCAGGTAACTTATGTTTGTCTCTTCCACTGACCGAGGATGAGGAATTGACTCTTAGTGTAGGTGGGGGAGACAGGAAGGAGACAGTTAATTTTGAGATAACAGAAGCACTACAGGACTTGCAGGCATATTGCTcatctcctctgtccccctcatCCTCAAATAATCAAGCATCCCTGGAGTACACCATCTATGCAAAGGAAGAAAGCTCTCAGTCATTAGTGAGAACTATCACCAGGATCACCTTGGCCAAAGAGACAGACTTAGAAGAAAAGGGAGGGGAACTAAAAGAATCAGCTAAAGAGGATGAAACACTGGTGGAAGAGAACCAATACAGTGAGAATGCAGTCAGAGATAACAAAGACATGTGCAGTTATATGCAAGAAGAGGATGAACAAGCTCAGGAGGAAATTCCGGCTGAAGAGGTGATACTAGCAAGATCAAGGCAGCCACCAAAGTCAATGGCACGTCCGATCCCACAACCCCGCAGTGGCATGGTAGCGAAGAGAGAGATCACTCTGCCACAAGGATTCAGCATGGATAATACAATGTCTGCAATTGAGGATGATGACAAGCTGTTTATTTCAG atgCATATGACCCAAGTCGTGTGGAGAGAGTCTGA